The Zonotrichia albicollis isolate bZonAlb1 chromosome 9, bZonAlb1.hap1, whole genome shotgun sequence genome has a window encoding:
- the LOC102062183 gene encoding adiponectin, with amino-acid sequence MRGLAGFLLCSWLLLAPHSTGVAAQETPQPDPKMPCANWMGGAPGYPGHNGAPGRDGKDGRDGLKGDKGDEGPAGPKGEPGPIGSRGFPGPPGSPGIPGIPGQKGKDAFVQRSAFSVGLTEHSPAPNVPIRFSKIFYNEQGHYDPSTGKFLCNVPGTYFFSYHLTVYLSDVKVSLYRKDKAVIFTYDQFQNNNVDQASGSVLLHLSSGDEVWLQVYGNGDKNGVYADNLNDSTFMGFLLYPDPDTY; translated from the exons ATGAGGGGCCTGGCAGGGTTTCTGCTGTGCtcgtggctgctgctggccccccACTCCACAGGGGTGGCTGCCCAGGAGACCCCCCAGCCTGACCCCAAAATGCCATGTGCCAACTGGATGGGAGGAGCACCTGGCTACCCTGGCCACAACGGGGCCCCCGGCCGGGATGGGAAGGATGGAAGAGATGGACTCAAGGGAGATAAAGGAGATGAAG GTCCTGCAGGTCCCAAAGGTGAACCGGGCCCAATTGGGAGCCGAGGCTTTCCCGGACCTCCTGGATCtcctggaattcctggaatCCCAGGGCAGAAGGGCAAAGATGCTTTTGTGCAGCGCTCTGCCTTCAGCGTGGGGCTGACAGAGCACAGCCCGGCCCCCAACGTCCCCATCCGCTTCAGCAAGATCTTCTACAACGAGCAGGGCCACTACGACCCCAGCACGGGCAAGTTCCTCTGCAATGTGCCTGGCACCTACTTCTTCTCCTACCACCTCACTGTGTACCTGTCAGATGTCAAGGTCAGCCTCTACAGGAAGGACAAGGCCGTCATCTTCACCTACGACCAGTTCCAGAACAACAACGTGGACCAAGCCAGCggctctgtcctgctgcacCTCAGCTCTGGGGACGAGGTCTGGCTCCAGGTGTATGGGAATGGGGACAAGAATGGGGTCTATGCTGATAACCTCAATGATTCCACCTTCATGGGCTTCCTCCTGTACCCCGACCCAGATACCTACTAA